In the Penaeus chinensis breed Huanghai No. 1 chromosome 31, ASM1920278v2, whole genome shotgun sequence genome, one interval contains:
- the LOC125042175 gene encoding uncharacterized protein LOC125042175, with translation MMTSHLSKIFACILFILSIAKADKTEDPTPGGNLEREFKALSLDLLHTVRRADFRCPTVCTTLLTSTCQGECERRGLPALPCRLFCYSSQVTCCHCPEFCHFPFQDCYARCLPHDTSCKDRCLQTVQSCCSNSGK, from the exons ATGATGACGTCTCACCTCTCTAAG ATATTTGCGTGCATCCTTTTTATTCTGTCTATAGCAAAGGCAGACAAG ACGGAGGACCCCACACCTGGAGGCAATCTGGAGAGGGAATTTAAGGCGCTGTCCCTGGATCTTCTGCACACCGTCAGGAGAGCCGACTTCAG ATGCCCGACCGTGTGCACGACCCTCCTCACCAGCACCTGCCAGGGCGAGTGCGAGCGCCGTGGTCTGCCGGCGCTTCCTTGTCGTCTCTTCTGCTACTCGTCTCAAGTCACCTGCTGCCACTGCCCCGAATTCTGCCACTTTCCGTTCCAAGACTGTTATGCGAGGTGCTTGCCTCACGATACTTCTTGTAAGGACAGATGCCTCCAAACGGTCCAGTCTTGCTGTTCCAACTCAGGGAAATAG